A window of Actinomadura viridis genomic DNA:
GTGACCGTCGCCCTGGACTCGGTCCGCACGGCGGGCACCGACCCCGCCCTCGCCGCCGAGGCCGCCGTCTTCGCCGCCACCGCCGCCGACGTCCGCACGGTCGTGGTCTCCGGCCGCGAGATCGTCCGCGACGGCCGCCACCTGCTCGTGGAGTCCGTTCCGTCCGCCCTCCACGCCGCCGTCACCGCCGTCACCGGGAAGGGAAACGAGTGAGCACGGTCATCGGGAACATCGGGGAGCTGGTCACCAACGAGCCGGGGCTGGGGGAGGGACCCCTCGGGCTGCTGCGGGACGCGGCGCTGGTGCTGGACGGCGGGAAGGTCGCCTGGGCCGGGCGGTCCGCGGACGCGCCGGCGGCGGACGAGGCGTACGACGCGGGCGGGCGGGCCGTCCTCCCCGGGTACGTGGACTCCCACGCGCACCTGGTCTTCGCGGGCGAGCGGGCCGAGGAGTTCGCCGCCAGGATGAGCGGCCGGCCGTACGCGGCGGGCGGCATCCGGACGACCGTCGCCAGGACCCGCGCCGCCGGGGACGAGGAGCTGCGGGCCAACCTGCGGCGGCTCGTGGACGAGATGGCGCGGCAGGGGACGACCACCGTGGAGTGCAAGTCCGGGTACGGGCTGTCGGTGGAGCAGGAGGAGCGCGCCGTGCGGATCGCGGCCGAGGTCGCCGACGAGGTGACGTTCCTCGGCGCGCACGTCGTGCCGCCCGAGTACGACGGCGACGCCGCCGGGTACGTGCGGCTGGTGTCCACGGAGATGCTGGCCGCGTGCGCCCCCCACGCGCGCTGGGTGGACGTCTTCTGCGAGACCGGGGCGTTCGACGAGGACCAGTCCCGCGAGGTCCTGGAGGCGGGCGTCCGGGCCGGCCTGACGCCCCGGGTGCACGCCAACCAGCTGCGTCCGGGGCCGGGCGTGCGGCTGGCGGTGGAACTGGGCGCGGCGTCCGCCGACCACTGCACCTTCCTGACGGACGCCGACGTGGAGGCGCTGGCGGGATCGGAGACGGTGGCGACCCTGCTGCCCGGGGTGGAGTTCTCCACGCGCCAGCCCTACCCGGACGCGCGGCGGCTGATCGACGCGGGCGCCACGGTGGCGCTGGCCACCGACTGCAACCCCGGGTCCTGCTACAGCTCCAGCATGGCGTTCTGCGTCGCGGTGGCCGTACGGGACATGCGCATGACCCCGGCCGAGGCGGTGTGGGCGGCGACGGCCGGGGGCGCGCGGGCCCTGCGCCGGACGGACGTGGGGCGGCTGGGCGTCGGTGCCCGCGCGGATGTCCTCATGCTGGACGCGCCGTCGCACGTCCATCTGGCCTACCGGCCCGGGGTCCCGCAGGTCGCCGCCGTGTGGAGGGCGGGTGTGAAGCAGGTGTGAAATCCGCAGGGCGGGTAGGTGCCTTCGTGCGTTGACAAGGAGGCATGAATGGCGGAGTTCCTCACCGATATGAAGACGCTGCGCGAGCGCGCCCGGCAGGAGATCGACAAGGGGCCGGTCACCGAGGCGTACGGGGCGGACCGCGAACGGGTGATCCAGGTCTGCAACGAGGCGCTGGCGACCGAGATCGTGTGCACGCTGCGCTACAAGCGGCACTACTTCACCGCGACCGGCATCCACGCCGAGGCGGTGGCGGCGGAGTTCCTGGAGCACGCCCAGGAGGAGCAGGAGCACGCGGACCTGCTGGCCGAGCGGATCGTCCAGCTCGGCGGCGAACCGGACTTCTCACCCGACACCCTGACCACCCGGGCGCACGCCGAGTACGACGCCAGCCTCGACCTGGTCGAGATGATCAAGGAGGACCTGGTCGCCGAGCGGGTTGCGATCATGTCCTACACCGAGATCGTGCAGTGGCTGGGCGACGGCGACCCCACCACCAAGCGGATCTTCGAGCGGATCCTGGCGCAGGAGGAGGAGCACGCCGACGACCTGCGCGGCCTCCTCGAACGGCTGCCGCGCGACCTCGCCCGTTGAGCCCAGCCCCGGCCACGGCGCTCGCTTGGCGGCTCGCGCCTAGCCGCCCACGTAGCGGCGGTTGACCCGGATCAGCGGCTCGCGCCGCCGGCCCAGGTGCTCGGCCGCCAGCACCTCCGCCACGAACAGGGTGTGGTCGCCGGCCTCGATGCGCTGCCGGGTCTCGCACTCGACCGCGGCCACGCCGCCGTCGGCGATCAGGGCGTCCGAGCACGGCCCGCGATGGTGCGGCTCGCTCGCCAGCAGCAGGCGGGCGCCGGGCCGGCCGGCCGCGGCGAAGCGGCCGGCCAGCGCCCGCTGGCCGGCGCTCAGCACGGTCGCCGCCCAGCGTTCGCGGCGGGCCAGCACCTCGGCCAGGTACGACGTGGACGTCACCCCGGCCAGCACCATCGGGGGCTCCAGCGACACCGACATGAACGAGGTGACCGTGGCGCCCAGGTCGTCACGGCCGTCCCGGACGGTCAGCACCACCACGCCCGTGGCGAACCCCGAGATCGCCTCGGTGTAGCCGGTGAGGTCGTTCAGCGGACGTCCCACGTGCCCGGGAGGGTCAGGGGGCCGGCGGCGGGCAGGCCCAGCCGGGCGGCCACGCCGCCGAGGGAGCCCCAGGCGTCGAACCGGGCCCGGGCGGCGGTGCGGTCCTCGCTGGACTCGGGCGGGCGCAGCCGCTCCAGCGGCGAGGCGTGCGGGAACGGGCGGACCGGCGCGTCCGCGGGCAGCCCGGCCCGCTTGCGCGCCAGGTCGACCGCCAGGCCGAGCCCGCCCAGCTCGTCGACCAGGCCGTTGGCCTTGGCGTCGGCGCCCGTCCAGACCCGCCCGCGGGCCAGCTCGTGCACCCGTTCGCGGGACAGGCCGCGGCCCTCGGCCGCCTTGGCGGTGAAGTCCTCGTAGATCCGGTCCAGCGAGGCGTTGATCCGCTCCCACTCCGACTCGCTGAAGTCCTTGGTGGCGCTGAACATCCGGGCGTGCGCGCCCTCGGCGACGGTGCCCAGCCCGATGCCGGCCCGCTCCAGCAGGCCGTTGACGACGGCCTTGCCGACGACCACGCCGATCGAGCCGGTGATCGTGCCGGGCTGGGCGACGATCGTGTCGGCGGCCATGGCGACGTAGTAGCCGCCGGACGCGGCCACGTTGCCCATGGAGACGATCACCGGCTTGCCGGCCTTGCGGGCCAGGACCACCTCGCGCCAGATCGCGTCGGAGGCCACCGCGGAGCCGCCGGGGCTGTCGACCCGGAAGACGATCGCCTTGATCCGGTCGTCCCGGACGGCGGCCCGCAGCGCGGCGCCGATCGTGTCGGAGCCCATCGAGTGGCCCTGGCCGGGCAGCGGGCCGCCCCGCCCGCCGCGGCCGAGCCGGATCGGGCCGTGGCCGCTGATGAGCGCGACGGCGTCCTGCCGGCCCGGCTGGGGCAGCCGGCGGGCCAGGCCGTGCGTGCGGTTGTAGCGGGAGACGTAGCGCAGCTGGGCGTCCGGCCCGGCCTCGGCGCGCAGGTCGCCGTACACCTCGTCGCGGTAGCCGAGCCGGTCGACCAGGCCGTGCTCCAGGGCCTCCGAGGCCAGCAGCGGCCCCCGGTCCATCAGCTCGCGCACCCGCTCGGCGGTGAGGCCGCGGGCCGCGGCGATCCCGGCGGTGACCTG
This region includes:
- the hutI gene encoding imidazolonepropionase — its product is MSTVIGNIGELVTNEPGLGEGPLGLLRDAALVLDGGKVAWAGRSADAPAADEAYDAGGRAVLPGYVDSHAHLVFAGERAEEFAARMSGRPYAAGGIRTTVARTRAAGDEELRANLRRLVDEMARQGTTTVECKSGYGLSVEQEERAVRIAAEVADEVTFLGAHVVPPEYDGDAAGYVRLVSTEMLAACAPHARWVDVFCETGAFDEDQSREVLEAGVRAGLTPRVHANQLRPGPGVRLAVELGAASADHCTFLTDADVEALAGSETVATLLPGVEFSTRQPYPDARRLIDAGATVALATDCNPGSCYSSSMAFCVAVAVRDMRMTPAEAVWAATAGGARALRRTDVGRLGVGARADVLMLDAPSHVHLAYRPGVPQVAAVWRAGVKQV
- a CDS encoding ferritin-like domain-containing protein, with the translated sequence MAEFLTDMKTLRERARQEIDKGPVTEAYGADRERVIQVCNEALATEIVCTLRYKRHYFTATGIHAEAVAAEFLEHAQEEQEHADLLAERIVQLGGEPDFSPDTLTTRAHAEYDASLDLVEMIKEDLVAERVAIMSYTEIVQWLGDGDPTTKRIFERILAQEEEHADDLRGLLERLPRDLAR
- a CDS encoding flavin reductase family protein; translation: MGRPLNDLTGYTEAISGFATGVVVLTVRDGRDDLGATVTSFMSVSLEPPMVLAGVTSTSYLAEVLARRERWAATVLSAGQRALAGRFAAAGRPGARLLLASEPHHRGPCSDALIADGGVAAVECETRQRIEAGDHTLFVAEVLAAEHLGRRREPLIRVNRRYVGG
- the sppA gene encoding signal peptide peptidase SppA encodes the protein MVDPGTIVNVIKQARDRRTAPLILELDLSDGIVETAPSDPVSALMSMRRNHLRDVLDGLRRARGDARVRALVVKIGGGVGLAMAQELREAVQAVREAGKLTVAWAETFGESGHGTVPYYLATAFERVYLQPSGDVGLTGVALEEPFLAGALEKAGIQPRFAKRHEYKTMANTFMEKAYTPEHEESSQRLVTSLGEQVTAGIAAARGLTAERVRELMDRGPLLASEALEHGLVDRLGYRDEVYGDLRAEAGPDAQLRYVSRYNRTHGLARRLPQPGRQDAVALISGHGPIRLGRGGRGGPLPGQGHSMGSDTIGAALRAAVRDDRIKAIVFRVDSPGGSAVASDAIWREVVLARKAGKPVIVSMGNVAASGGYYVAMAADTIVAQPGTITGSIGVVVGKAVVNGLLERAGIGLGTVAEGAHARMFSATKDFSESEWERINASLDRIYEDFTAKAAEGRGLSRERVHELARGRVWTGADAKANGLVDELGGLGLAVDLARKRAGLPADAPVRPFPHASPLERLRPPESSEDRTAARARFDAWGSLGGVAARLGLPAAGPLTLPGTWDVR